In a single window of the uncultured Erythrobacter sp. genome:
- the thrS gene encoding threonine--tRNA ligase, whose translation MTELLKISLPDGSVREVEPGSTPADIAAAIGPGLAKAALAARVDGEVRDLNRAFEGDAELALITARDEEDALELARHDFAHVLAEAVQALWPGTQITFGPATDDGFYYDVMAPASREPFGVDDLPAIEEKMREIIKADKPLVREVWSRADLIAKWEADGEAFKAEWAKELPENEELTVYWSGEPGSDGAWLDMCRGPHLASTGKLDPAAFKLMRTAGAYWRGDQRNAQLTRIYGTGWLNKKQLNAHLHRLEEAAKRDHRKLGREMDLFHLQEEAHGSVFWHPKGYRIWRELEAYMRRKMDGGGYREIKTPQLMDVRQWTQSGHWGKYAENMFAVPDIVPEVDDEGETAAAPKVADDADWMAIKPMNCPAHVLVFKQGITSYRDLPIRLGEMGCCHRNEPHGALHGLMRVRQFTQDDAHIFCTEEQVVEEVRKFCALADSVYKDFGFTYHVKLALRPEKRFGSEADWDKAEQELRDAVAEAGMANEQYGWEELPGEGAFYAPKLEWHLTDAIGRTWQVGTIQGDRVLPDRLDATYVGEDGDRHRPVMLHRAIFGSYERFIGILIEHYAGRLPAWLAPVQAVVAPIVSDVDGYAQEVEAKLAAAGIRVESDLRNEKINYKIREHSLAKVPHLFVVGKREAEEGTVAIRTLGEKDQQVLPLDEAVAMLKLAATPPDLREAPDLHETEA comes from the coding sequence ATGACCGAACTTCTTAAGATCAGCCTGCCCGATGGATCAGTGCGCGAGGTCGAGCCGGGTTCAACGCCTGCCGACATCGCTGCCGCAATCGGGCCGGGGCTTGCCAAGGCTGCGCTGGCCGCGCGGGTGGATGGTGAAGTGCGCGACCTCAACCGCGCGTTCGAAGGCGATGCCGAATTGGCGCTCATCACGGCGCGCGATGAAGAAGACGCGCTCGAACTCGCGCGCCACGACTTTGCCCATGTCCTTGCCGAAGCGGTGCAGGCGCTGTGGCCGGGCACGCAGATCACCTTTGGCCCGGCGACCGATGACGGTTTCTATTATGACGTGATGGCTCCGGCCTCGCGCGAGCCGTTTGGCGTCGATGATTTGCCCGCGATCGAGGAAAAGATGCGCGAGATCATCAAGGCAGACAAGCCGCTGGTGCGCGAAGTCTGGTCGCGCGCCGACCTGATCGCGAAATGGGAAGCCGACGGCGAGGCGTTCAAGGCCGAATGGGCGAAAGAGCTGCCCGAAAACGAGGAGCTGACGGTTTACTGGTCGGGAGAGCCGGGTTCTGACGGTGCGTGGCTCGACATGTGCCGCGGCCCGCATCTTGCCTCGACCGGCAAGCTTGACCCGGCCGCCTTCAAGCTGATGCGGACGGCGGGTGCCTATTGGCGCGGCGACCAGCGCAATGCGCAGCTGACGCGCATCTACGGCACCGGCTGGCTCAACAAGAAACAGCTCAACGCTCACCTTCACCGGCTGGAAGAAGCCGCCAAGCGCGACCACCGCAAGCTTGGCCGCGAGATGGACCTGTTCCACTTGCAGGAAGAGGCGCATGGCTCGGTTTTCTGGCACCCCAAGGGATACCGGATCTGGCGCGAGCTTGAGGCCTATATGCGCCGCAAGATGGATGGCGGCGGCTACCGCGAGATCAAGACGCCGCAGCTGATGGATGTGCGCCAATGGACCCAGTCGGGCCACTGGGGCAAATATGCCGAGAACATGTTTGCCGTGCCCGACATCGTTCCCGAAGTGGACGATGAAGGCGAGACCGCTGCTGCCCCCAAGGTCGCGGATGACGCCGACTGGATGGCGATCAAGCCGATGAACTGCCCGGCGCATGTTCTGGTCTTCAAGCAGGGCATCACGTCCTATCGCGACCTGCCGATCCGGCTGGGCGAGATGGGCTGCTGCCACCGCAACGAACCGCATGGCGCGCTCCACGGCTTGATGCGCGTGCGCCAGTTCACGCAGGACGATGCGCATATCTTCTGCACCGAGGAGCAGGTGGTCGAGGAAGTGCGCAAATTCTGCGCGCTCGCGGACAGCGTCTACAAGGATTTCGGCTTCACCTATCATGTGAAGCTCGCGCTGCGGCCCGAGAAACGCTTTGGCAGCGAAGCCGACTGGGACAAAGCCGAGCAGGAATTGCGCGACGCTGTGGCCGAGGCCGGTATGGCCAATGAGCAATATGGCTGGGAGGAGTTACCGGGCGAAGGGGCGTTTTATGCGCCCAAGCTCGAATGGCACCTCACCGATGCGATTGGTCGGACGTGGCAGGTTGGCACGATCCAGGGCGACCGCGTGCTGCCCGACCGGCTCGATGCCACCTATGTGGGCGAAGACGGCGACCGGCACCGCCCGGTTATGCTCCACCGCGCGATTTTTGGGTCTTACGAGCGCTTTATCGGCATTCTGATCGAGCACTATGCTGGCCGCCTGCCCGCATGGCTCGCGCCGGTGCAAGCTGTGGTGGCGCCGATTGTGTCTGATGTGGATGGCTACGCGCAGGAGGTTGAGGCCAAGCTCGCCGCGGCAGGCATCCGTGTGGAGAGCGACCTTCGCAACGAGAAGATCAACTACAAGATCCGCGAGCACTCGCTCGCCAAGGTGCCGCATCTGTTTGTGGTCGGAAAGCGCGAGGCCGAAGAGGGCACTGTCGCGATCCGCACTCTGGGCGAAAAGGATCAGCAAGTCCTGCCGCTGGACGAAGCGGTTGCCATGTTGAAGCTGGCAGCGACCCCGCCTGACCTGCGCGAAGCCCCAGACCTGCACGAAACCGAAGCCTAA
- a CDS encoding sulfite exporter TauE/SafE family protein, protein MEFLAGFSLVQIAVAIAATLGAAFIRGLTGFGFGILLVPILALALTPVEAVLAINIMAGLLAFTEIRMILREAEKSALVIGALVVVGTPIGLLLLDATPQAIARLLIALIALSAFFAVLMPKRGPEQPGIGVTSGVGISAGLLTGFAAMPGPPVVPYYVGRDIPRVTAKASMIGIFGIAALAGVGSGAAIGVLETRIILLGLALFPLVLLGNWIGSLAFGKVSDRLWRTCVGVVLAAAAIAALVKLL, encoded by the coding sequence TTGGAATTCCTCGCCGGTTTCAGCCTTGTGCAAATCGCGGTTGCGATCGCTGCCACTCTTGGTGCGGCCTTTATCCGCGGGCTGACGGGGTTCGGTTTCGGCATTCTGCTGGTCCCGATCCTCGCACTGGCGCTGACCCCGGTCGAGGCGGTGCTGGCGATCAACATCATGGCCGGGCTGCTCGCCTTTACCGAGATCCGGATGATTTTGCGCGAGGCGGAGAAAAGCGCGCTGGTGATCGGTGCGCTGGTCGTGGTTGGCACGCCGATCGGCCTGCTCCTGCTCGACGCGACACCGCAAGCGATTGCGCGGTTGCTGATCGCTTTGATCGCCTTGTCGGCCTTCTTTGCAGTCCTGATGCCGAAGCGCGGGCCGGAACAGCCGGGCATTGGGGTGACGTCTGGCGTGGGCATCTCAGCAGGCTTGCTCACTGGTTTCGCCGCCATGCCGGGCCCGCCGGTGGTTCCCTATTATGTCGGGCGCGACATTCCGCGCGTTACCGCCAAAGCCTCGATGATCGGTATCTTTGGGATTGCAGCATTAGCCGGAGTTGGCTCAGGCGCTGCGATTGGCGTGCTGGAGACGCGCATCATCCTGCTGGGACTGGCGCTCTTTCCGCTGGTCCTGCTCGGCAACTGGATAGGCAGCCTTGCTTTCGGCAAGGTCAGCGACAGGCTGTGGCGGACATGTGTGGGCGTGGTGCTGGCAGCAGCCGCAATCGCGGCGCTCGTGAAGCTGCTTTAG